TCGTCGAGGTCGATGACGACGAGGATATCGACGCCGCCATGAGCGACGAGGAAATCATGGAGGGCATCCCCGAAGACGAGCTCGGCGCCCCGAGCGAAGCCATGAGCATCAAGCAGGCCGAGGAAGCTGTGGAGGCCGAGGCTGCCGAGGCGATGAAGGCTGCGGGAATCAGCGGCGACGAGAAGCCGGCCGATGCCAAGAAGCGCCGTGCCGAGGCACGCAAGGCCCGCATCGAGGCAAGCTCTGTCGTCATGCTCACGGGTGATCCGGTGCGCATGTACCTGAAGGAGATCGGCAAGGTCGACCTGCTCACCGCCTCCGAGGAAGTCGACCTCGCCATGAAGATCGAGGCCGGCCTCAAGGCCACCGAGGAGCTCGAGCGCGCCGAAGACGAGGGCGTCGAGCTCACGCGTCGCGAGCGTCGTCGCCTCACGCGTGTCGAGCAAGTCGGCTTGGACGCCAAGGACCAACTCATCGAGGCCAATCTGCGCCTCGTCGTCTCCATCGCGAAGCGCTATGTCGGTCGAGGCATGCTCTTTCTCGATTTGATCCAGGAGGGCAACCTGGGCCTCATCCGCGCCGTCGAGAAATTCGACTACACCAAGGGCTTCAAGTTCTCGACGTACGCGACCTGGTGGATTCGCCAGGCCATCACCCGTGCCATCGCTGACCAGGCCCGCACCATCCGCATCCCGGTGCACATGGTCGAGACCATCAACAAGCTCGTGCGCATCCAGCGCCAGTTGCTGCAGGAGCTCGGTCGCGAGCCAACGCCCGAGGAAATCGGCGAGCAGATGGACATGACCGCCGAGCGCGTGCGCGAGATCCAGAAGATCAACCAAGAACCGGTCAGCCTCGAGACGCCCATCGGCGAGGAGGAGGACTCCCAGCTCGGCGACTTCATCGAGGATCACGAGGCCGTGCGCCCCGATGACGCTGCCGGCTTCTCGATGCTGCAGGAGCAGCTGCAGATGGTGCTCGACGGACTTGCCGAGCGCGAGCGCAAGGTCATCGAGCTGCGCTTTGGCCTCAAGGACGGGCATCCCCGCACGCTCGAAGAGGTCGGGCGCGAGTTTGGCGTCACGCGCGAGCGTATCCGCCAGATCGAGAGCAAGACGCTCGCCAAGCTGCGTCACCCGAGCCGCTCGAGCAAACTCAAGGATTATCTGGAGGATTAATCAGCGGCTGTGTATAATGGCCGTCACTTGGCCCCATGGCGCAATGGTTAGCGCGATCGACTCATAATCGACAGGTTCCAGGTTCGAATCCTGGTGGGGCCACCAAGAAAGTCGCTGACGGGTCCGGCAATGCCGGGCCCGTCTTTTATTGCAATGAAAAAGCGCCCGAGAAGGGCGCTGGGGGAGTCGATGGAGGCGACGACCGGAATCGAACCGGTGATAAAGGCTTTGCAGGCCTCTGCCTTACCGCTTGGCCACGTCGCCATGCTGCGTGCTTTGAGTAAAAGAGCCGACTGGGAAGCCGGCTCTTGACTTAGCATGGAGCGGAAGACGGGGCTCGAACCCGCGACCCCAACCTTGGCAAGGTTGTGCTCTACCAACTGAGCCACTTCCGCGCGCAGAGCGGTATTCTAGGGAAGTTTTTGGCAAAGCGCAAGAGAAACTTGTAAAAATACGTGCTTGCGATGAAGCGTCATTCTGTTAGACTACTTTGCCACGGGCGTTTGGCGCAGCGGGAGCGCGTTTCCCTGACACGGAAAAGGCCACTGGTTCGATCCCAGTAACGCCCACCAGGTACATGCAAGGGGGCCGGGACATACGTCTCGGCCCCCTTTTTTCGTGCGCCGGCAAAGTGCTTGGTTGCCGTTTCGTAACTGGTGCGCGCTTGGGGCATGCATTACCATGAAGCACGGCTTTTAAGAGAGAGGTCCTGGGATGCCAGGACGGCTTAGGGAGATTCAACATGGCTGAATGCAATTCCAATTGCTCCGCATGTGGCGATAGCGGGTGTGCCGATCGCACCGCTCCGCAGACGCTGCAACTTCACGAGGGTACGAAGATCAAGAACGTCATCGCCGTTGCAAGTGGCAAAGGCGGTGTCGGCAAATCGCTCACGGCCGCGATGCTCGCCTGCGAGCTACGTCGCCGTGGCCACGAGGTCGGCATTCTCGATGGAGATATCACGGGCCCGTCCATCCCGCGCTCCTTTGGCATCCATGAGCCTCCCGCCGTCGACGAGGATGGCATGCTGAGGCCGGCCGAGACCAAGACGGGCATCAAGGTCGTGTCGACCAACATGCTTACCGCTGACGAGGCGACGCCGTTCCTCTGGCGCGGCCCTGTCCTCAATGGCATCCTCACGCAGTTCTACAGCGACATCAACTGGGGCGAGCTCGACTACCTCATCGTCGACATGCCCCCGGGAACGGGCGACATCCCCATGACGGTCTTCCAGCAGTTCCCGCTCAAGGGCGTTGTCATTGCCACCGCGCCGCAGGTGCTCGTCAACATGATCGTCGAGAAGGCCATCCGCATGACCGAGCACATGAACGTGCCGGTGCTGGGCCTGGTCGAGAACATGTCGTACTACGAGTGCCCTGACTGCGGTTCGCGTCACGAGATCTTCGGCAAGTCCGAGGTCGAGGCCATCGCCAAGAGCAAGGGCATCGATGCCTGGGCCTGCGTGCCGATGGATCCGAAGATTTCGGCCGAGGTCGACTCGGGCAATGTCGAGGACATCAAGGGCGACTGGCTTGACCCGATCGTCAACAAGATTGAGTCAATCTAGTACTTGACTCCTTGTGCACAAAGCGCTTATCAGTGCACGAACATGATGGGGATTTCGCCGAAAGCGGTGCAGATTGCGCACACAGGCGAAATCCCCATTTTCATAGCTTCACATAACCTCCATCCCGTGATTTAATACGGAAGTTAGACGTTAGACGTCGGCATTGCCATGTCCGCTTGTCGTTGCGGGTGCAGGCGCTGCAGGCAGACAACGTCAACACGCGAAGATGGCGACGTCTTCGTAGGAGGTGTTCCGCATGACTGCATGGTCTGCGGAAAGCAGGTAATGCAAACATGTGGCAAGAGAGAATGAAGGAGGAGGCAGAGTGAGAGACTATTCATCGACGAAATGGTTGGATGAAATCCACGCAGAAGGCGTGGAGGTCAAGAAGTCATGCTGCTATTTCTGCCATCAGAACTGCGGTGTTCTGGCTTACGTCAAGGACGGTAAGCTCATCTACGCCGAAGGCGATCCGGATCATCCCACCAACGCTGGTGGCCTGTGCACTCGCGGCAACCAGGCCTACACGTTCGTGGATAATCCGTCGCGCATCAACTACCCGATGAAGCGCGCAGGCGAAAAGGGCGAGAACAAGTGGGAGCGCGTCTCCTGGGATCAGGCCCTGACCGAGATCGCCGCCAAGCTCAACCAGATCAAGGAGGAGTCTGGCGCAGAGGCAGTCGCCGCTGCGGCCGGTACCCTGCGTACCGACGACTGGGCAAGGCGTCGCTTCCTCAATATGTTCGGAACGCCCAACGGCTTCCACAACGCCCTGCTGTGCTGGATCCCGACCTTCATGGTCGAGACCGCCATCAATGGCTGGTCTCCGTTCGAGACCGACCTGGGCGCGTCCAAGTGCGTCATCCTGTGGGGCTTCAACCCCGGCGCATCTTCCATGCCCGGCATGCACGGTTACACCGACCTGCAGAAGGCCACCGGCATGAAGCTCATCGTCGTCGACCCGCGTTACTCCGAGACCGCGGCTCATGCAGACCTCTGGCTGCCGCTGCGTCCGGGTTCTGACACGGCCCTGTCCATGGCGATGATCAACGTCATCATGAACGAGTTCATCTATGACATGGACTTCGTCGATCAGTGGTGCGAGGGCTTCGACGAGCTCCGCGACTACATCGAGCCGTACACCCCCGAGTGGGCCGCGCCCCTCACCTGGCTCGATCCTGAGCTCATCCGCCAGGCTGCCCGCATGTACGCGACCAACCGTCCCGGCAACATCCAGTGGGGCTGCACCTGGGATCAGCTCGGCCGCACGGCTGGTGCCGGCATGCACGCCCGCTCGATCCTGCGTGCCATCTGCGGCAACCTCGATTGCCCCGGTGGCGACGGCATGCCCGGTCCCGCGGCGTACGTCACCGACGAGGAGCTCGAGGCCAACGATCGCCTGCCCGTCGAGATGCGTGCCAAGCAGATCGGTGCCGACAAGTACAAGATGACCTCCTGGCCCGGCTACGAGCGTCTTTCCCAGATCTCCAAGGACAAGTGGGGCAAGGCCTTTACCGCCGAGTGGATGTGCGAGGCTCATGGCCCGTCCGTCTTCAAGGCCATCCTCACGGGCGATCCCTATCAGGTTCGCGCGCTGTTCGTCAGCGGCTCCAATCCGCTGTCGTCCTATGGCGATGCCAAGATGACCTTCGAGGCTTGCAAGCAGGTCGAGTTCCTGGTCGTTCTCGAGTACTTCATGACCCCGACGGCCCTCATGGCCGACTTCGTACTGCCGGTCGCAGGTGCCATGGAGCGCCCGATGGTTCACACCAACTACGGCGTTACCGACTCCATCGTTTGCTCCGAGCGCGCCATCTGGCCGATGTACGAGCGCAAGACCGACTACAACATCTGGAGGGACCTGGGCCTTGCCTGCGGTCAGACCGAAGAGGACTGGCCCTGGCCGGAGCTTGAGGACGCATACTTCCACGTTCTCTCGCCGCTTGGTCTCCCCATCACGGACTACAACGACTTCGTCGCTCGCTTCCGCATGTACTATCCGCCGCTGCAGTACCAGAAGTACCTGCAGAAGGGCCAGTTCTGCACCGCCTCGGGCAAGGTCGAGCTCAAGTGCTCGGTCTTCGAGGAGTTCGGTCTGCCGGCCTTCCCGAAGTACATCGGTCCGGCCGAGAACGAGATCGACGATCCCGAGGTTGCGGCCGAGTATCCCATCGTCCTCACGACGGGCGGCGGCTTCATGCCGTTCCACCACTCGGAGCACTTCAACAACCCGATCATCCGCTACATCAAGCCCGATCCGTACTTCACCATCCATCCCGACCTCGCCCTCACGCTGGGCATCGAGATGGGCGACTGGTGCTGGATCGAGACCCGTCGTGGCCGCATCAAGATGCGCGCCAACGTCGAGCCGGGCATCGATCCGCGTGCGATCTACACGCAGCGCGGCTGGTGGTTCCCCGAGCGTAGCCCCGAAGGCCCCGAGCCCTTTGGTTGCCTCGAGTCCAACACCAACGTGCTCACGTCCGTCGATGACGAGCACTGCGATCCGCTGACCGGCTGCTGGGCCAACCGTGGCCTCATGTGCAAGGTCTACAAGTGCACCGACATCGACTACGAGTACACGGAGCGCGACTGCCAGTTCTCCATCCCCGGCTCCGCTTTCGCTTCCGAGGGCCCGGGCGTGCATGCCATGCCGAGCACCCAGAAGATGGCACTCGAGTTTGCCGAGCCCGTCTTCGCGCAGCCCGACTTCGAGGTTCCCGAGGGTCTCACCTGGGATTACCGCAAGCGTGCCTGCTATGACGAGAATGGCCGCCGCTATGATCAGGCCTCTGGCTGGATGGTCGACGATGCGACGGGCACCTTCTACCAGATGGGTACGGGTTACAAGTACATCTCCTTCAATGGCGACTTCCTGCTCGACGAGAGCACGGGCCAGTTCTACGACTTCTCCATGCAGCCCTGCGAGGGCCCGCAGGCCGATTTCGAGCTGCCCGCCGGCACGACGTGGAACCCCGTCACGCTCAAGGCCGAGGACGACAAGGGCCGTTACTATGACACGGGCAGTGGTTGGCTGATCGACCCGACGAGCTCCTTCCACTATCAGCCGGGCACCGGTTATCGCTTCGTGCAGCATGAGGGCGGTAACTACCTGGTCGACGAGGAGAAGAACGACTGGTACGACTTCTCGATGCAGCCTGTCGAAGCGCCCTATAACATCAAGGACGCCAGCGTCCAAGCGAACCAGTAGAGAGAGGAGGACTGGAATGACCCGTTACGCAATGGTTATGGACCAGCGTCGTTGCATTGGTTGCTCGTCATGCACCATCGCATGCCGCACCTGGAACGAGCTGCCCATTGACATCATCTACAACCCCGTTGTTTCCAACGGAGCAGAGGGCGTGTGGCCTCATGTCCACATGACCTTCACGCCGCTCATTTGCATGCACTGCGATAAGCCCGCCTGCGTGCCCGCTTGCCCGACCGGTGCATCCCGCCAGGACGACGACGGTATCGTGTGGGTTGAGCCTTCCCAGTGCATGGGATGCAAGGTCTGCGCGAATGCGTGCCCCTATGGCGCTCGCGACATGAACGAGCACGAGGGCTACATCCGCAAGTGCACCTTCTGCAAGGATCGTGTCCGCGAGGGCGAGCAGCCCTTCTGCGTCATGACCTGCCATCAGAAGGCCCGTACGTTCGGCGATCTCGATGACCCCAACAGCGAGGTCTCGAAGCTCGTGAACTCGTATTACACCGAGCAGGTCTATCCCGAGGTTGGTACCGAGCCCATGATCTACTACATCCCCGATTTAGGAGGTACGGTACAGTGAAACAGTTCTGGATTTGGCCTATCGCCCTCTACCTCTTCCTGGGCGGCCTTGGTGGCGGCATGATGGCGACCGCCGCCGTTGTCGGATTGATCATCGCGCCGTCTGCTCTTACCAGTGGTGCTCTGGTCTGGGGCGTCTTCATCGCGTTCCTCATCCTGGGCATCGGCACCGGCTTGCTCGTCTTCGAGCTTGGCCAGCCGTGGATTTTCTACCGCGCCTTCGTGACGAGGACCTCGGTCATCAAGTGGGGTGCTGTGTTCCTCTCCATCTCGATGATCGCGGGCGTGCTCTTCATTTTCTGGGAGCTCTCCTGGCTCACCATTCTGCCCTTCATCCCGTATGAGGGCTTTGCCCAGGTCCTGCTCGGCATTGCCGGCATCTTCGGCCTGTGCGTCACGATCTACACGGGCGTCCTGCTCTCGAGCATGAAGTCCCGTCCGTTCTGGAACACGCCGGTTCTGCCCGTGCTCTTCATGGTGTCCGGCTGCTCCACCGGTGCGGCTCTGCTCTCCATGTGCATCGGCGTTTGGCCCTTCCCGGCCGAGTGGCTGCAGGTCAACCTGTCCACGCCGCTTGCCGCGCTGCTCACCGAGGAGCTGCGTCACATCCTGCATATCGCCGACGCAATCCTCATCTCGCTCGAGCTCGTC
This window of the Coriobacteriaceae bacterium genome carries:
- the rpoD gene encoding RNA polymerase sigma factor RpoD, yielding MAKTSTTKKSTAKTGKSAAKKSAAIKQAEAEEGVLDNELIARLDDFIKDSGKKVERSVVESSFSDDDLSSKQMGAVFEYLEANGIKLTGKSMQVVEVDDDEDIDAAMSDEEIMEGIPEDELGAPSEAMSIKQAEEAVEAEAAEAMKAAGISGDEKPADAKKRRAEARKARIEASSVVMLTGDPVRMYLKEIGKVDLLTASEEVDLAMKIEAGLKATEELERAEDEGVELTRRERRRLTRVEQVGLDAKDQLIEANLRLVVSIAKRYVGRGMLFLDLIQEGNLGLIRAVEKFDYTKGFKFSTYATWWIRQAITRAIADQARTIRIPVHMVETINKLVRIQRQLLQELGREPTPEEIGEQMDMTAERVREIQKINQEPVSLETPIGEEEDSQLGDFIEDHEAVRPDDAAGFSMLQEQLQMVLDGLAERERKVIELRFGLKDGHPRTLEEVGREFGVTRERIRQIESKTLAKLRHPSRSSKLKDYLED
- a CDS encoding Mrp/NBP35 family ATP-binding protein, which gives rise to MAECNSNCSACGDSGCADRTAPQTLQLHEGTKIKNVIAVASGKGGVGKSLTAAMLACELRRRGHEVGILDGDITGPSIPRSFGIHEPPAVDEDGMLRPAETKTGIKVVSTNMLTADEATPFLWRGPVLNGILTQFYSDINWGELDYLIVDMPPGTGDIPMTVFQQFPLKGVVIATAPQVLVNMIVEKAIRMTEHMNVPVLGLVENMSYYECPDCGSRHEIFGKSEVEAIAKSKGIDAWACVPMDPKISAEVDSGNVEDIKGDWLDPIVNKIESI
- a CDS encoding molybdopterin-dependent oxidoreductase; this translates as MEVKKSCCYFCHQNCGVLAYVKDGKLIYAEGDPDHPTNAGGLCTRGNQAYTFVDNPSRINYPMKRAGEKGENKWERVSWDQALTEIAAKLNQIKEESGAEAVAAAAGTLRTDDWARRRFLNMFGTPNGFHNALLCWIPTFMVETAINGWSPFETDLGASKCVILWGFNPGASSMPGMHGYTDLQKATGMKLIVVDPRYSETAAHADLWLPLRPGSDTALSMAMINVIMNEFIYDMDFVDQWCEGFDELRDYIEPYTPEWAAPLTWLDPELIRQAARMYATNRPGNIQWGCTWDQLGRTAGAGMHARSILRAICGNLDCPGGDGMPGPAAYVTDEELEANDRLPVEMRAKQIGADKYKMTSWPGYERLSQISKDKWGKAFTAEWMCEAHGPSVFKAILTGDPYQVRALFVSGSNPLSSYGDAKMTFEACKQVEFLVVLEYFMTPTALMADFVLPVAGAMERPMVHTNYGVTDSIVCSERAIWPMYERKTDYNIWRDLGLACGQTEEDWPWPELEDAYFHVLSPLGLPITDYNDFVARFRMYYPPLQYQKYLQKGQFCTASGKVELKCSVFEEFGLPAFPKYIGPAENEIDDPEVAAEYPIVLTTGGGFMPFHHSEHFNNPIIRYIKPDPYFTIHPDLALTLGIEMGDWCWIETRRGRIKMRANVEPGIDPRAIYTQRGWWFPERSPEGPEPFGCLESNTNVLTSVDDEHCDPLTGCWANRGLMCKVYKCTDIDYEYTERDCQFSIPGSAFASEGPGVHAMPSTQKMALEFAEPVFAQPDFEVPEGLTWDYRKRACYDENGRRYDQASGWMVDDATGTFYQMGTGYKYISFNGDFLLDESTGQFYDFSMQPCEGPQADFELPAGTTWNPVTLKAEDDKGRYYDTGSGWLIDPTSSFHYQPGTGYRFVQHEGGNYLVDEEKNDWYDFSMQPVEAPYNIKDASVQANQ
- a CDS encoding 4Fe-4S dicluster domain-containing protein yields the protein MTRYAMVMDQRRCIGCSSCTIACRTWNELPIDIIYNPVVSNGAEGVWPHVHMTFTPLICMHCDKPACVPACPTGASRQDDDGIVWVEPSQCMGCKVCANACPYGARDMNEHEGYIRKCTFCKDRVREGEQPFCVMTCHQKARTFGDLDDPNSEVSKLVNSYYTEQVYPEVGTEPMIYYIPDLGGTVQ
- the nrfD gene encoding polysulfide reductase NrfD, coding for MKQFWIWPIALYLFLGGLGGGMMATAAVVGLIIAPSALTSGALVWGVFIAFLILGIGTGLLVFELGQPWIFYRAFVTRTSVIKWGAVFLSISMIAGVLFIFWELSWLTILPFIPYEGFAQVLLGIAGIFGLCVTIYTGVLLSSMKSRPFWNTPVLPVLFMVSGCSTGAALLSMCIGVWPFPAEWLQVNLSTPLAALLTEELRHILHIADAILISLELVVLLLYVMLQFCASNETAKAHAERWVRGEWAGYFWGLMVCCGLVIPLLLNVTNVGGYASALIALMGGCLLRFMIIWSYQRRVTPAELKYYTRLPQSHQDFMDYWEAGKEYWTWVTPAGEVADEAPADGPDEAYQTAGPNPAMTGAQ